One Leisingera caerulea DSM 24564 genomic window carries:
- a CDS encoding HipA domain-containing protein yields MLLIGVSGPFDPGRLHFRHARGGFGHQAASWSGAGLTSTTTHLIKTQIGELPGGIDLSDSVENEYYCLKLTEALGLPVNNAAIETFGDTKALVIERFDRRWTRDGRLLRLPQEDCCQALSVPPTLKYQNEGGPGMADVLSLLKGSDTPLEDQATFLKAQMIFWLIGATDGHAKNFSVFLSPGGSYRMTPLYDILTAQPALNTRQIERKRMKMAMSVGNSRHYRFDQIHGRHFMQMAMRAGLSKKRARSLIEDIAERAPKALETAAESMPAGFPTDVIEAISEAVYGRLSGLQSATALEG; encoded by the coding sequence ATGCTGCTCATCGGTGTTTCAGGTCCGTTCGACCCCGGCCGCCTCCATTTCCGCCACGCTAGGGGCGGGTTCGGACATCAGGCCGCGTCGTGGTCCGGTGCCGGGCTTACATCCACAACTACACATCTCATCAAGACACAGATCGGCGAGCTGCCCGGCGGCATCGATCTCTCAGACAGCGTCGAGAACGAATACTACTGCCTCAAACTCACAGAAGCCCTCGGCCTGCCGGTGAACAACGCCGCCATTGAAACCTTCGGGGATACCAAAGCCCTTGTGATAGAGCGTTTCGACCGCCGTTGGACAAGGGACGGACGCCTCCTGCGCCTGCCGCAGGAAGACTGCTGCCAGGCTTTGTCCGTACCGCCAACCCTGAAATACCAGAATGAGGGCGGACCGGGCATGGCCGACGTACTCAGCCTGCTCAAAGGCAGCGATACACCCCTCGAAGATCAGGCAACCTTCCTGAAGGCTCAAATGATCTTCTGGCTGATCGGCGCAACAGACGGCCATGCCAAGAACTTCAGCGTGTTCCTCAGTCCGGGTGGCAGCTACCGCATGACCCCGCTCTATGACATCCTGACTGCCCAGCCTGCGCTGAACACCCGCCAGATCGAGCGCAAGCGAATGAAAATGGCGATGTCGGTGGGCAACAGCCGCCATTATCGCTTCGACCAGATTCACGGGCGGCATTTCATGCAAATGGCCATGCGGGCGGGGCTCTCGAAAAAACGTGCGCGCAGCCTCATTGAAGACATTGCAGAGCGTGCGCCCAAGGCGCTCGAAACAGCCGCAGAGTCCATGCCGGCGGGTTTCCCAACCGATGTAATTGAAGCCATCAGTGAGGCCGTCTACGGGCGCCTGAGCGGATTGCAATCGGCGACTGCCCTTGAGGGCTAG
- a CDS encoding lytic transglycosylase domain-containing protein, with translation MAAVLGVASAAPASAGKLSRQAFEAIAENCAPGVALHILEKIVRSESGFNPFAIGVNGPDRRSYAPASAAEAAIVSREMIFKGESIDMGLGQINSANLAWLRLTPETVFDPCKNLEASAKVLRDGYERAREAGASREDALGQALSAYNTGSFTRGFTNGYVARVLGGNGTGRQHSADRPPVTAAAADAATRWDVFGSSGTSAALVFQ, from the coding sequence TTGGCTGCTGTACTAGGAGTGGCGTCAGCCGCTCCCGCCTCAGCCGGAAAGCTCAGCCGGCAGGCATTTGAAGCCATTGCCGAAAACTGCGCTCCGGGCGTCGCGCTCCATATCCTGGAGAAGATTGTCCGTTCAGAGAGCGGATTCAACCCGTTCGCCATCGGTGTGAATGGCCCGGACCGCCGGAGCTATGCCCCGGCCAGCGCTGCCGAGGCGGCCATAGTGTCGCGCGAGATGATTTTTAAGGGCGAGTCCATCGACATGGGCCTCGGCCAGATTAACAGCGCCAACCTCGCCTGGCTGAGGCTCACCCCGGAAACCGTCTTTGATCCCTGCAAGAACCTTGAAGCCTCTGCCAAGGTTCTGCGCGACGGGTATGAGCGCGCGCGGGAGGCAGGCGCATCCAGAGAGGATGCGCTGGGGCAAGCCCTCTCGGCCTACAACACCGGCTCGTTCACACGCGGTTTCACAAACGGTTATGTGGCGCGCGTGCTGGGCGGGAACGGGACAGGCCGTCAACATTCTGCAGATCGCCCCCCCGTAACAGCAGCTGCCGCGGATGCGGCAACCCGCTGGGATGTGTTCGGAAGCTCCGGCACATCCGCAGCACTTGTATTTCAATAG
- a CDS encoding TrbC/VirB2 family protein — MRTDFAKRRKFAAPIVMAAILTLAAQPAAAAGFTDFFNNIVDEFNNAKQPLALIGLMLVGVGWLFNFVDLRRAGWVVGGIVLIYASTDVLSMITA; from the coding sequence ATGCGAACCGATTTCGCAAAACGCCGCAAATTTGCGGCGCCCATAGTCATGGCCGCCATCCTGACCCTGGCCGCACAGCCGGCCGCGGCTGCGGGCTTCACGGATTTCTTCAACAACATCGTCGATGAGTTCAACAACGCCAAACAGCCGCTGGCCCTCATCGGGCTCATGCTGGTGGGCGTCGGCTGGCTCTTCAACTTCGTCGACCTGCGGCGGGCAGGCTGGGTCGTGGGCGGCATCGTCCTGATCTACGCCTCGACCGATGTGCTGTCGATGATCACCGCTTAA
- a CDS encoding VirB3 family type IV secretion system protein, which produces MDMEKINEDPLFLALTRPAMIWGIPMEAFAISCGVAGLAMIAADSIFYLLLALPFLAMSRFIVQRDQNAFRILFRWFDTGARCLNHRFWGGSSSSALRLKRDFRIEEID; this is translated from the coding sequence ATGGACATGGAAAAGATCAACGAGGATCCGCTGTTCCTGGCGCTGACACGCCCGGCGATGATCTGGGGCATTCCTATGGAAGCCTTTGCGATCTCCTGCGGGGTCGCGGGCCTGGCAATGATTGCTGCGGACTCGATTTTCTACCTGCTCCTGGCTCTCCCTTTTCTCGCCATGTCACGGTTCATCGTGCAGCGCGACCAGAACGCTTTCCGCATACTGTTCCGCTGGTTCGACACTGGCGCACGCTGCCTCAATCACCGGTTCTGGGGCGGTTCTTCGTCCTCGGCTCTGCGCCTCAAGCGGGACTTCAGGATCGAGGAAATTGATTGA